A DNA window from Porphyromonas gingivalis ATCC 33277 contains the following coding sequences:
- a CDS encoding DUF1661 domain-containing protein, translating into MAREVKISRAATKKFSRRFSGKHAPQSERFRPENFILPLFDNYPFPSIRETAGLKGGK; encoded by the coding sequence GGCTCGGGAAGTAAAAATTTCTCGCGCCGCAACGAAAAAATTCTCGCGCCGCTTTTCGGGAAAACACGCGCCGCAATCGGAGCGTTTCCGGCCTGAGAATTTCATTTTGCCCCTTTTCGATAATTATCCTTTTCCTTCCATTCGAGAGACGGCAGGGCTAAAAGGTGGAAAATGA
- a CDS encoding DUF452 family protein, whose amino-acid sequence MENEKPSARTIESNEVHYLCRRMQKELFRQSPDSNKLILFFNGWAMTREAVSHLAIPPEYDLLHVWDYRTDTLHFDWSPYREICLSAWSMGVWAAERLSREGRLPSVVSAAAICGTGYPMDDTMGIPLDIFRGTLDGLTEENRLRFNRRMCGGKSLKHLFEALAARETDEIKAELGRVYEEEEKRLKSDDPHPVAPLSWDKALIGSKDRIIPAKNQQAFWQMRGCRNIETVAEGDHYLFNRFTEWEQLWS is encoded by the coding sequence GTGGAAAATGAGAAGCCTTCAGCGAGAACGATAGAGAGCAACGAAGTTCACTATCTTTGCCGGCGTATGCAAAAAGAATTATTCCGGCAATCTCCGGATTCCAATAAACTCATTCTTTTTTTCAACGGCTGGGCTATGACCCGTGAAGCCGTTTCTCATTTGGCTATTCCTCCCGAATACGACTTGCTGCACGTGTGGGACTATCGAACGGATACGCTGCACTTCGATTGGTCGCCCTACCGCGAGATATGCTTGTCGGCATGGTCTATGGGCGTATGGGCGGCCGAAAGGCTTTCGAGAGAGGGGAGGCTGCCTTCGGTCGTTTCGGCTGCAGCGATATGCGGCACCGGCTATCCGATGGACGATACGATGGGAATACCCTTGGATATCTTCCGTGGTACGCTGGACGGTCTGACGGAAGAAAACCGCCTGCGATTCAACAGGCGGATGTGCGGAGGCAAATCGCTGAAACACCTGTTCGAGGCACTGGCAGCGCGGGAAACCGACGAAATTAAAGCAGAGTTGGGACGCGTCTACGAGGAAGAGGAGAAGAGGCTGAAAAGCGATGATCCTCACCCTGTTGCTCCGCTTAGCTGGGATAAAGCTCTGATAGGATCAAAGGATCGGATCATACCGGCTAAGAATCAACAGGCTTTTTGGCAGATGCGAGGCTGTCGGAACATAGAGACCGTAGCGGAAGGCGATCACTATTTGTTTAACCGTTTCACCGAATGGGAGCAGCTTTGGAGTTGA
- the bioC gene encoding malonyl-ACP O-methyltransferase BioC, which yields MGAALELREVDSELVIKRFTSALPYYEKYAVAQHRIGERLTDLLTAMGRHHFEHVLEYGCGCGVYTRQLAQTVTVKQWTLNDLCPVCEEYIRVSPVSFYAGEAETMPHTDTYDLITSASAFQWFKDPESFIRTVADLLRPDGIFLFNTFSPDNLPEIRTLTNRGLHYPSTEALMKWLGAAFSAVYKHEERIVLTFDSPRDVLMHLKRTGVTATPRHEEVWTRSRLARFDEAYRERFSTPDGQVTLTYTPLYFLAK from the coding sequence ATGGGAGCAGCTTTGGAGTTGAGAGAGGTAGACAGCGAACTGGTCATCAAACGGTTTACTTCGGCTTTGCCCTACTACGAGAAGTATGCCGTGGCGCAGCATCGTATAGGGGAGCGGCTGACCGATCTTCTAACGGCTATGGGGCGTCACCATTTCGAACATGTGCTGGAATACGGCTGCGGCTGCGGTGTCTATACGCGCCAACTGGCTCAAACCGTTACGGTAAAGCAGTGGACGCTCAATGATTTATGTCCGGTCTGCGAGGAGTATATACGCGTAAGCCCTGTTTCTTTCTATGCAGGCGAAGCCGAGACAATGCCCCACACGGATACTTACGATCTGATCACCTCGGCATCGGCCTTTCAGTGGTTCAAGGATCCGGAGTCATTCATTCGGACGGTGGCAGACTTGTTGCGTCCCGATGGCATCTTTCTCTTCAATACTTTCTCTCCCGACAATCTTCCCGAGATAAGAACGCTCACAAACCGAGGGCTGCACTATCCTTCGACAGAGGCACTGATGAAATGGCTGGGGGCTGCTTTTTCTGCTGTGTATAAGCATGAGGAGCGGATTGTACTGACGTTCGATTCGCCTCGCGATGTACTCATGCACCTGAAGCGCACCGGCGTTACAGCGACACCCCGACACGAAGAGGTATGGACACGGAGCCGATTGGCACGATTCGATGAGGCGTATCGGGAACGGTTCTCCACCCCGGACGGACAAGTTACGCTGACCTATACTCCACTTTATTTCCTTGCAAAGTAG
- a CDS encoding S41 family peptidase, giving the protein MIRTTMKRLLAILLSALAFSSCSTKEDFTFDPYRNYDALWKILDRGYCFFDLKLPEDSTWRDMYHKHYRDLRPQMSSDSLFLVMTQLLSELKDGHVNLSSSFDYGHYWKWYEDYPLNLSLDLRRKYLGHDYRIAGGLKYRRLTYNGHAPDSIGYIVYESFGKPISNSNISGMLSRLTECKALIIDIRGNGGGQLTYADEFARHFTKEKMLTGYIRHKTGPAHDAFSDPLPLYLDTLSSGVVWMRPVVLLTNREVFSSANDFVLKMRSLPFVTVMGDKTGGGAGLPISSEIPCGWGVRYSAGRMTDPSGADVEFGIEPHYYVSLLDSDLANSHDTLIEEAVRYIKRKIAEYNQNGQWIK; this is encoded by the coding sequence ATGATTAGAACGACGATGAAGAGATTGCTCGCTATCCTCCTGTCTGCATTGGCTTTCAGCTCATGCTCCACGAAGGAAGATTTTACCTTCGATCCCTATCGGAACTACGATGCTCTATGGAAAATCTTGGATCGGGGATATTGTTTTTTCGATCTCAAACTGCCTGAGGACTCTACATGGCGGGATATGTATCACAAGCATTATAGGGACTTACGTCCCCAAATGAGCAGTGACTCTCTCTTCCTCGTCATGACACAACTCCTCTCCGAACTGAAAGACGGTCATGTCAATCTGAGCAGCTCGTTCGACTACGGCCATTATTGGAAATGGTACGAAGACTATCCTCTGAATCTGAGTCTCGACCTGAGACGCAAGTATTTGGGGCACGATTACCGTATAGCCGGCGGACTCAAATACCGCAGACTTACATACAACGGTCATGCTCCCGACAGTATCGGCTACATCGTCTACGAAAGCTTTGGGAAACCTATTTCCAATAGTAATATAAGCGGTATGCTTTCGCGGCTGACCGAGTGTAAGGCTCTGATCATCGACATTCGTGGCAATGGAGGAGGACAGCTTACTTATGCGGACGAATTTGCCCGTCACTTCACCAAGGAAAAGATGCTCACCGGCTATATCCGCCACAAAACCGGCCCGGCACACGATGCCTTTTCCGATCCTCTCCCCCTTTATTTGGACACGCTTTCTTCCGGAGTCGTATGGATGCGCCCCGTAGTACTACTGACGAATCGGGAAGTATTCAGCTCTGCCAATGATTTTGTTCTGAAGATGAGGTCCCTGCCTTTCGTCACCGTTATGGGCGATAAGACCGGCGGTGGTGCCGGATTGCCCATCTCATCGGAGATTCCTTGTGGTTGGGGTGTTCGTTACTCAGCCGGCAGGATGACCGATCCGAGTGGTGCGGATGTGGAGTTCGGGATAGAACCGCACTACTATGTCTCCCTCTTGGATAGCGACCTGGCCAATAGCCATGATACCCTCATCGAAGAAGCTGTACGATATATCAAAAGAAAAATAGCCGAGTACAACCAAAACGGACAATGGATTAAGTAA
- a CDS encoding DUF3316 domain-containing protein, which produces MKTNRRYAFVLPLLLLTGLLAWGQDSSHGSNTAFATDSSSRELPTEQSAYRIHSAYMVGGGGSITRDTYLSPLRYGGWTLNLLAEKTFPLKVSDSRWMIRTGHELDFALMDNPANNAHFYSLLYNGSAAALYRLGAKHLRAAWMDNLRLAFGPGLEVGLGGIYSTRNGNNPATLKLYTNAIAQASIGYYVPSETFPLYFRLLSQINLFGIAYGNGFGESYYENFLLNNGIAGSLHFTYPGKFTRFTTLITADIPIRNFCTLRVGYRYSHLGSSLNALDTRIHSHTAFIGFVTEFYRFRGRKAMNTGRRTSLYYHD; this is translated from the coding sequence ATGAAAACGAATAGACGATACGCATTTGTTTTGCCGCTTCTGCTGCTCACCGGATTGTTGGCATGGGGGCAGGATTCTTCCCACGGTAGCAATACAGCTTTTGCAACTGATTCTTCGAGTAGAGAGTTGCCCACGGAGCAGTCCGCCTACCGCATTCATTCCGCCTATATGGTCGGTGGTGGCGGAAGCATAACGCGCGACACCTATTTGTCACCCCTTCGTTATGGAGGATGGACACTGAATTTGTTGGCAGAGAAGACGTTCCCTCTCAAAGTCTCCGATTCCCGTTGGATGATCCGTACCGGGCATGAACTGGATTTTGCCCTGATGGACAATCCGGCCAATAATGCTCATTTCTATTCCCTGCTGTATAACGGTTCCGCTGCGGCTCTTTACCGCCTTGGCGCTAAGCATCTGCGAGCCGCGTGGATGGACAATCTGCGCTTGGCATTCGGCCCGGGCTTGGAAGTCGGGCTTGGAGGAATTTATAGTACACGCAACGGCAATAATCCTGCGACATTGAAGCTCTACACCAATGCCATCGCCCAAGCCTCGATAGGATACTACGTCCCCTCCGAAACTTTTCCCCTGTATTTTCGGTTGCTCTCCCAAATCAATCTCTTCGGTATAGCCTATGGAAATGGTTTTGGTGAGAGCTATTACGAGAATTTTTTGCTCAATAACGGCATTGCAGGCTCCCTGCATTTCACTTATCCGGGCAAGTTTACTCGGTTCACGACACTCATAACGGCGGATATTCCCATTCGGAACTTCTGTACGCTTCGTGTCGGTTATCGCTATTCCCATTTGGGCTCTTCGCTTAACGCATTGGATACTCGAATCCACAGTCATACGGCTTTTATCGGTTTCGTCACGGAATTTTACCGATTCCGTGGGCGCAAAGCCATGAATACCGGTCGGAGAACCAGTCTTTACTATCATGATTAG
- a CDS encoding DNA gyrase/topoisomerase IV subunit A — protein MTDSFDNEQPDIESSVSDLLPEAGNRLPVDHPAMATHHLGGMYRNWYLDYASYVILERAVPHIEDGLKPVQRRILYTMHHWFDNGRMNKVAKVTGQTMALHPHGDASINDALVQLGQKGYLIETQGNWGNILTGDEAAAGRYIEAKLSALAQETLFNDKITHWKRSYDGSEDEPVALPVKFPLLLAQGTEGIAVGLNSKVLPHNLGELLMACIAHLRGESFDLYPDFPTGGMMDASRYNDGRRGGQIKSRAKIRKLDNRTLSITELPCGKTTSSLIESILKANEKGKIKIKRIDDMTAAEADIRIHLAAGVSSDKTIDALYAFTDCEVSQSPNACVIMDDKPVFLGVTDLLRYSAERTRELLKQELTIRLEEKREQYLAASLERIFIEERIYKDREFEEAESEQDALMHVEARLEPYAHRFIRPVTYDDLKKLLEIRMARILRFNLPKHEAMMLQLEKDIAELEKNIREITAYTIRWFEYLHEHYASRFPRRTQLIGFSTIQATKVAEANAKLYINREEGFIGMGLKGDEFVCNCSDLDDVIIFFRDGTYLITKVEEKKFIGNREVIYIDRFERNDKRTIYNVIYRDGKSAPFYIKRFSVTGVTRDKEYNLTQETAGSRVMYFTANKNGEAETVRIILKPKARQRVLSFEKDFSNVAIKGRSSKGNLLTKAEVHKILFKQQGASTLGGRKVWFDRDVMRLNYDEQGEYLGEFQANDSMLVILDNGDCYTTSIAENNHFDPNMIRIEKYRPEKVWTAIYHNREAGFPYLKRFKIENGSRDNMLGGEAEGNSLLLLSDTRYPRFALTFAGIDATRPELIVEGEDFVAVKGIHAKGKRLTTYKLDGAKELSPVRDEEPDEETTDPDESFAEVAPEAVASDEDIRDELLGIQRLQFDDDENE, from the coding sequence ATGACAGATTCTTTCGACAACGAACAACCGGATATAGAGTCATCTGTGTCCGATCTGCTTCCCGAAGCCGGTAATCGCCTGCCGGTCGATCATCCTGCTATGGCTACACACCATCTCGGGGGCATGTATCGAAACTGGTATCTCGATTATGCTTCTTACGTAATTCTGGAGCGTGCCGTGCCCCATATAGAAGATGGACTCAAGCCCGTACAACGCCGCATCCTCTACACCATGCACCATTGGTTCGACAATGGTCGTATGAACAAGGTAGCGAAGGTGACGGGACAGACTATGGCTCTACACCCGCACGGCGATGCTTCTATCAACGATGCTCTCGTACAGTTGGGGCAAAAAGGCTATCTGATCGAAACGCAGGGGAATTGGGGTAATATCCTCACGGGGGACGAAGCGGCAGCCGGTCGTTACATCGAGGCCAAACTCTCAGCTTTGGCTCAGGAGACTCTTTTCAATGATAAGATTACGCACTGGAAACGTTCTTACGATGGCAGCGAGGACGAGCCGGTGGCTTTGCCCGTAAAGTTTCCACTTCTCTTGGCACAGGGCACGGAAGGAATTGCTGTAGGTTTGAACTCCAAGGTCTTGCCGCACAATCTCGGTGAACTGCTCATGGCATGTATCGCACATCTGAGAGGAGAGTCTTTCGATCTTTATCCCGATTTCCCTACCGGTGGCATGATGGATGCCAGCCGGTACAATGACGGCCGGCGCGGAGGACAGATCAAGAGCAGGGCTAAGATTCGCAAACTGGACAATCGTACTCTCAGCATTACCGAACTGCCCTGTGGCAAGACGACGTCTTCCCTGATCGAATCCATTCTGAAAGCCAATGAAAAGGGCAAGATCAAGATCAAACGAATAGATGATATGACGGCTGCCGAAGCCGATATACGTATTCATCTGGCTGCGGGTGTATCTTCGGACAAAACCATCGATGCGCTCTATGCCTTTACAGACTGTGAAGTAAGTCAGTCGCCTAATGCTTGCGTCATCATGGACGACAAGCCGGTATTCTTGGGAGTGACTGATTTGCTGCGTTATAGTGCGGAGCGAACACGGGAGCTGCTGAAGCAAGAACTGACGATCCGTTTGGAAGAGAAGCGGGAACAGTATTTGGCAGCTTCGCTCGAGAGGATTTTCATAGAAGAGCGTATCTATAAAGATCGTGAGTTCGAAGAGGCCGAGAGCGAACAGGATGCGCTCATGCATGTAGAGGCGAGGCTGGAACCTTATGCCCATCGTTTTATTCGCCCCGTTACCTACGACGATCTGAAGAAGTTGTTGGAAATACGCATGGCTCGGATCCTTCGCTTCAATTTGCCCAAGCACGAAGCCATGATGCTTCAGCTCGAAAAGGATATTGCCGAACTGGAAAAGAATATCCGTGAGATTACTGCTTACACCATCCGTTGGTTCGAGTATCTGCACGAGCACTATGCTTCCCGTTTCCCGCGAAGGACACAACTTATCGGTTTCAGCACCATTCAGGCCACGAAAGTGGCAGAAGCCAATGCAAAGCTCTATATCAACCGCGAAGAAGGGTTCATCGGTATGGGACTCAAGGGCGATGAATTCGTATGCAACTGCTCCGACCTCGACGATGTCATCATCTTTTTCCGCGACGGTACGTACCTCATTACGAAGGTTGAGGAAAAGAAATTTATCGGCAACCGTGAGGTGATCTATATCGACCGATTCGAACGAAACGACAAGCGAACTATCTACAACGTCATTTATCGCGACGGCAAGTCCGCTCCGTTCTATATCAAACGTTTCAGCGTCACCGGTGTTACGCGAGACAAGGAGTACAACCTTACGCAGGAAACGGCCGGTAGTCGGGTGATGTATTTCACCGCCAATAAAAATGGCGAGGCAGAGACCGTGAGGATCATCCTCAAACCGAAAGCTCGCCAGCGGGTACTTTCTTTCGAGAAAGACTTTAGCAATGTCGCCATCAAAGGGCGAAGCAGCAAGGGCAATCTGCTGACCAAAGCAGAGGTGCACAAGATCCTGTTCAAACAGCAGGGTGCTTCCACCCTCGGAGGGCGGAAGGTTTGGTTCGATCGGGACGTGATGCGACTGAACTACGACGAGCAGGGCGAATATCTTGGCGAATTCCAAGCTAACGATTCGATGCTGGTAATCTTGGATAACGGGGACTGCTATACTACATCCATAGCGGAAAACAACCACTTCGACCCCAACATGATCAGAATAGAGAAGTATCGTCCCGAAAAAGTTTGGACAGCCATCTATCACAACAGAGAAGCCGGCTTCCCTTATCTGAAGCGTTTCAAGATAGAAAACGGCAGTCGGGATAATATGCTGGGAGGAGAAGCTGAGGGCAATAGCCTGCTTCTACTCTCGGATACGCGCTACCCACGTTTTGCTCTTACTTTCGCCGGAATAGATGCCACTCGTCCGGAACTGATCGTAGAGGGAGAAGACTTTGTCGCTGTCAAGGGCATACATGCCAAAGGCAAGCGACTGACTACCTATAAGCTCGATGGAGCGAAAGAATTGTCTCCCGTTCGTGATGAAGAACCGGACGAGGAAACAACCGATCCGGACGAGAGCTTCGCCGAGGTTGCACCCGAAGCCGTTGCTTCCGATGAAGATATAAGAGACGAACTCTTGGGTATCCAGCGATTGCAATTCGACGACGATGAAAACGAATAG
- a CDS encoding 4Fe-4S binding protein — MLSSRTFRYLLNLILLLGGIILVTGFARANKAGSESKQTAKADTASQAFSNEITRFYPMAAGIVQEDSTRTIVMDTKARQLGYLLYTSPYTDHVEGYNGPTPVVIAFGPDDRILGTMLLEHDETPSFARRVEKAGLYESWNGKTAEEALAEEVDAVSGATYTSEAVITCVQKRLEIYIGQKKNKKADVWGIVRTGGTIAVILTALVCFFFPSKAKPFRLYLLALSIVFLGFLKGTFLSLEGTYHWLSTGFPFATQWLLIGLFALAVLLPLITNKPFYCRWVCPFGAAQELMGKLSRRKVHIPPQWIKILTSVRRYLLLLVVVLLIFNVAGDLSKWEPFAAFSFRSASVWVLVLAGLILLASIFVQQPWCRFFCPTGQLLESVRKCSPRNLRHSHPKN, encoded by the coding sequence ATGTTGTCTTCCCGTACATTTCGTTATCTGCTCAATCTGATTCTGCTCCTTGGTGGTATCATATTGGTGACGGGATTTGCCCGTGCCAATAAGGCCGGATCCGAATCAAAGCAAACCGCCAAAGCCGATACGGCCTCGCAGGCTTTCTCCAATGAGATCACTCGTTTCTACCCGATGGCAGCCGGTATCGTCCAAGAGGATAGTACTCGTACCATTGTCATGGATACCAAGGCGCGTCAATTGGGTTACTTGCTCTACACATCGCCCTATACAGACCACGTGGAAGGGTACAACGGGCCTACTCCCGTAGTCATTGCCTTTGGTCCGGATGACCGCATCCTCGGCACGATGCTGCTGGAGCATGACGAGACACCGAGCTTTGCTCGTAGAGTGGAGAAGGCGGGGTTATATGAAAGCTGGAATGGCAAGACCGCCGAAGAGGCATTGGCCGAAGAGGTCGATGCCGTATCGGGAGCTACCTATACGTCCGAAGCCGTTATCACTTGTGTGCAGAAACGCTTGGAGATATATATCGGTCAAAAAAAAAACAAAAAAGCTGACGTTTGGGGGATCGTCCGCACAGGGGGAACCATCGCCGTCATTCTGACAGCTTTGGTTTGCTTTTTTTTCCCGTCAAAGGCCAAACCTTTTCGCCTCTATCTCCTTGCGCTTAGTATTGTATTCCTCGGTTTTCTTAAAGGGACGTTCCTTTCTTTGGAGGGTACTTACCATTGGCTGAGTACCGGATTTCCCTTTGCAACACAGTGGTTGCTCATCGGGCTGTTTGCTTTGGCCGTATTGTTGCCTCTGATCACGAACAAACCGTTTTATTGCCGCTGGGTATGCCCTTTCGGAGCAGCTCAGGAATTGATGGGGAAGCTATCCCGACGGAAAGTGCATATACCGCCACAGTGGATAAAGATACTCACCTCGGTAAGACGCTATTTGCTCCTGCTCGTCGTCGTGTTGTTGATCTTCAACGTTGCCGGTGATCTCTCCAAGTGGGAGCCTTTTGCAGCTTTTTCTTTTCGTTCGGCATCGGTATGGGTGCTTGTCTTGGCGGGGCTGATACTCTTGGCTTCTATCTTCGTTCAGCAGCCGTGGTGCCGTTTCTTTTGCCCAACGGGACAACTGCTCGAAAGCGTCAGAAAATGCTCGCCTCGCAATTTGCGACACAGCCATCCAAAGAACTAA
- a CDS encoding OmpP1/FadL family transporter → MKKISAYVIGAALSVASGVPSVYAQGEADAIRYSRTELGGSARFRSMAGAFGALGGDFSAIGQNPAGLGIFRSSEVSATIDFSSISNRAAWQGSSETFNKNKLLFTGISYVGSWGKANEDVSVNFGLGAKRVLDYERSFRIAGGEQKFSVADYVAAQTPGKANPSHFNYNGLESSWLTDLGYNAGWIAQLPGGYGFESIFKYKQNGEYQIFGPSSTAFDLKETGHVWNYDFGLGINIQDTWYLGASMTYSDLQFDTNTFYQENFSFNNGAINDYLKLENTLSTSGSGLNIGIGAIYRPADAVRIGLSYYTPTWYWMKSYYRAYGSSYYSQGVDSNGQPLPENLYFMSSQTPESYNTYQMSSPGRFVASLAVVAGKIGLLSMDYELESYGQIKLKDENGTAYVDNKFISEDFGSRHTIRLGGELRPISRLSLRAGYSHTSNPIKNEKLKAFDGSAQVTVFPMGAMPHYELPGNSYTVTGGLGYRFTRNLSGDLAVIYRNEKSYYYTFGRMVSDDPNPANVLEVESPAPAKLTRSNFRLAMTMSYRF, encoded by the coding sequence ATGAAAAAGATATCAGCATATGTTATTGGTGCGGCACTTTCGGTTGCTTCCGGCGTGCCATCAGTTTATGCTCAAGGCGAAGCCGATGCTATTCGTTACAGTCGCACAGAGCTTGGAGGTTCGGCTCGTTTCCGTTCCATGGCAGGTGCTTTCGGTGCTTTGGGCGGTGACTTTTCTGCTATAGGACAGAATCCGGCCGGCCTGGGCATTTTTCGCTCTTCGGAAGTCTCGGCTACCATTGATTTCTCTTCCATATCCAATCGGGCAGCTTGGCAGGGATCAAGTGAGACCTTCAATAAAAATAAATTGCTTTTTACGGGTATCAGTTATGTCGGATCATGGGGCAAAGCCAACGAAGATGTAAGCGTCAATTTCGGGCTGGGGGCGAAGCGAGTGCTGGACTACGAGCGATCGTTTCGGATAGCCGGAGGTGAGCAGAAGTTTTCCGTGGCGGACTATGTGGCAGCTCAGACTCCCGGCAAAGCCAATCCGTCTCATTTCAATTATAATGGATTGGAGAGCAGTTGGCTTACGGACTTAGGGTATAATGCCGGTTGGATAGCTCAGCTTCCCGGCGGGTATGGTTTTGAGTCCATATTCAAGTATAAACAGAATGGTGAGTACCAGATCTTCGGGCCTTCCTCCACGGCTTTCGACCTGAAAGAGACGGGGCACGTATGGAACTATGACTTTGGCTTGGGCATTAACATCCAAGACACATGGTATTTGGGTGCGAGCATGACTTATAGTGATCTGCAATTTGACACGAACACTTTCTATCAGGAGAATTTTTCTTTCAACAATGGTGCTATCAATGACTACCTGAAACTCGAAAATACTCTCTCTACATCAGGAAGCGGACTGAATATCGGTATCGGAGCCATCTATCGTCCGGCTGATGCTGTTCGGATAGGTTTGTCCTACTATACGCCTACATGGTACTGGATGAAGAGTTACTATAGGGCTTATGGCTCTTCTTATTATTCTCAAGGGGTAGACTCCAATGGTCAGCCGCTTCCGGAGAATCTCTACTTCATGAGTAGCCAGACTCCCGAATCGTATAATACTTATCAAATGAGTAGTCCGGGACGATTTGTGGCTAGTTTGGCAGTCGTCGCTGGCAAAATCGGCCTTCTCAGTATGGATTATGAGTTGGAATCTTACGGCCAGATCAAATTAAAGGATGAGAACGGTACGGCCTACGTTGATAATAAGTTCATTTCAGAGGATTTTGGTTCACGCCACACCATCCGTTTGGGAGGAGAACTGCGTCCCATATCGCGTCTGAGTCTGCGTGCCGGGTATTCACACACTTCCAATCCCATTAAAAATGAAAAATTGAAAGCTTTCGATGGCTCGGCACAGGTGACCGTCTTCCCTATGGGGGCTATGCCTCATTACGAACTTCCGGGCAATTCCTATACCGTGACAGGAGGCTTGGGTTACCGTTTCACGCGTAATCTTTCGGGCGATTTGGCTGTGATCTATCGTAATGAGAAGAGTTACTACTATACTTTTGGCCGAATGGTATCGGACGACCCGAATCCTGCCAATGTGTTGGAAGTGGAATCTCCTGCACCGGCAAAACTCACTCGCTCTAACTTCAGATTAGCAATGACAATGTCGTATCGCTTCTGA
- a CDS encoding DUF1661 domain-containing protein, with protein MKKSRAGTKRFSRHFLEILV; from the coding sequence TTGAAAAAATCTCGCGCCGGAACGAAAAGATTCTCGCGCCATTTTTTGGAGATTTTGGTTTGA
- a CDS encoding aldose epimerase family protein, with protein MNQISLPQRSSFTSCLNGKDVDLYHLTNGKGIDAYITNYGARIVALIVPDKDGNRTDVVLGHDSLQEYIDSEEQYFGAVCGRYANRIARGSFSIDGRCYSLPINNGPNSLHGGISGFNTKVWEVKSAGPSSLVLEYVSADGEEGYPGELVVRIIYSVTDEGALHIDYRATADAPTVLNLTNHSYFNLSGAGDPSVHDHTLMIQARHYLPTDDTAIPYGEPAEVEGTPFDFLTPHGIGDRIDSAMDQLIWAKGYDHTFIVDKPSGAYGFCSRCVSPKTGIVLDVYSSEPGMQVYTGNWMSGKLRGKSDRRYPARSAVCFETQHYPDSPNKPNYPTTLLRPGEVFESRTAFRFGIVE; from the coding sequence ATGAATCAGATCAGCCTTCCGCAACGATCCTCCTTTACCTCCTGCCTGAATGGTAAGGATGTGGATCTCTACCATTTGACCAATGGAAAAGGAATAGACGCTTATATTACCAACTACGGTGCCCGAATCGTTGCCCTCATCGTGCCGGACAAAGACGGCAATCGGACGGACGTCGTCCTGGGGCACGACTCCCTACAGGAATACATCGACTCGGAGGAGCAGTATTTCGGTGCCGTCTGCGGCAGGTATGCCAACAGGATTGCCCGCGGTTCTTTCTCCATAGACGGCAGATGCTACAGCCTGCCGATCAACAATGGGCCGAACTCTCTGCATGGCGGCATCAGCGGATTTAATACGAAGGTCTGGGAGGTGAAATCCGCCGGCCCCTCTTCGCTTGTGCTGGAATACGTGTCGGCAGATGGAGAGGAGGGGTATCCGGGCGAGCTGGTCGTTCGGATCATTTACAGCGTCACGGATGAGGGCGCATTGCACATAGACTATCGTGCTACGGCGGATGCTCCTACGGTTCTGAATCTGACCAATCACTCCTATTTCAATCTCTCGGGTGCAGGCGATCCCTCCGTGCATGATCATACCCTCATGATACAAGCCCGGCATTATCTCCCCACAGACGATACGGCCATCCCTTACGGCGAGCCTGCCGAGGTCGAGGGGACGCCGTTCGATTTCCTCACGCCTCACGGCATAGGGGATCGGATCGACAGTGCGATGGATCAGCTCATTTGGGCAAAGGGATACGATCATACCTTTATCGTGGACAAGCCGTCGGGGGCATATGGCTTTTGCAGCCGTTGCGTATCGCCCAAGACCGGAATCGTATTGGATGTCTATTCCTCCGAACCGGGTATGCAGGTGTACACGGGCAACTGGATGAGCGGAAAGCTGAGGGGGAAGTCCGATCGGCGTTATCCGGCTCGCTCGGCCGTTTGTTTCGAGACGCAGCACTATCCCGATTCGCCGAACAAACCGAATTATCCTACGACCCTCTTGCGCCCGGGCGAAGTGTTCGAGTCCCGGACGGCGTTCCGATTCGGTATCGTCGAGTGA